One genomic region from Methanocaldococcus fervens AG86 encodes:
- a CDS encoding DEAD/DEAH box helicase yields the protein MPTNKILEILKDFGIEELRPPQKKALEKGLLDKNKNFLISIPTASGKTLIGEMALINHLLDENKNPTNKKGIFIVPLKALASEKYEEFKNKYERYGLRVALSIGDYDEDEDLSRYHLIITTAEKLDSLWRHKIDWIDDVSVVVVDEIHLINDESRGGTLEILLTKLKKFNIQIIGLSATIGNPEELANWLNAELIVDDWRPVELKKGIYKNGIIEFINGENREIKAINNNDIYNLVVDCVKDGGCCIVFCNTKRGAVNEAKKLNLKKFLTNEEKRKLKEVAEEILSILEPPTEMCKTLAECILNGSAFHHAGLTYQHRKIVEDAFRNKLIKVICCTPTLSVGLNLPCRRAIVKDLTRYTNRGMRYIPIMEIQQCIGRAGRLGLDPYGEGIIVAKNDRDYLRSYQVLTQKPEPIYSKLSNQAVLRTQLLGLIATIEIRDEYDLEWFIRNTFYAYQYGNLREVAKNINEVIRFLEEKEFMIDFIPTELGKRVAELYIDPLSAKYMIDGLNEMENEDDIYYLYLISKTLEMMPNLRVYKSEELNLIDEMENLGIKSFEIEDLEAFKTAKMLYDWISEVPEDEILKKYKIEPGILRYKVENAVWLMHALKEMAKIIGKNSEIPEKLEIRLEYGAKEDIIELLNVKYIGRVRARKLYNAGIRNVEDIINNPSKVASIIGEKITKKILEDLGIKFGQQKLIF from the coding sequence ATGCCAACGAATAAAATCTTAGAAATTTTAAAGGATTTTGGTATTGAAGAGCTGAGACCTCCACAGAAAAAGGCTTTAGAGAAGGGTTTATTAGATAAAAACAAAAATTTTTTAATTTCCATACCAACAGCTTCGGGAAAAACGTTAATTGGGGAAATGGCTTTAATAAACCACTTATTGGATGAAAATAAAAATCCTACAAACAAAAAAGGTATTTTTATCGTGCCTCTAAAGGCATTGGCATCAGAGAAATACGAAGAATTTAAAAATAAATATGAGAGATATGGATTAAGAGTAGCTTTATCCATTGGAGATTATGATGAAGATGAGGATTTGAGTAGATACCATTTAATAATAACAACTGCTGAAAAACTCGATTCCCTTTGGAGGCATAAAATTGACTGGATTGATGATGTTTCTGTAGTTGTTGTTGATGAAATACATTTAATTAATGATGAGTCGAGAGGAGGAACTTTAGAGATTTTATTAACAAAATTGAAGAAGTTTAATATACAGATTATTGGGTTATCAGCCACTATAGGAAATCCAGAGGAGTTAGCTAATTGGTTAAATGCTGAGCTTATAGTTGATGATTGGAGACCAGTTGAGTTAAAAAAAGGCATTTACAAGAATGGGATTATAGAATTTATAAATGGGGAAAATAGGGAGATTAAGGCAATTAACAATAATGATATATACAATTTGGTTGTTGATTGTGTAAAAGATGGAGGATGTTGCATAGTATTTTGCAATACAAAAAGAGGGGCAGTTAATGAGGCAAAAAAATTAAATTTGAAGAAATTTTTAACAAATGAAGAAAAAAGAAAATTAAAAGAAGTTGCTGAGGAAATTTTATCTATTTTAGAACCTCCAACAGAGATGTGTAAAACGTTGGCTGAATGTATCTTAAACGGCTCTGCCTTTCATCATGCCGGCTTAACCTACCAACATAGAAAGATTGTTGAAGATGCCTTTAGAAATAAACTTATAAAGGTTATTTGTTGCACTCCGACCCTTAGCGTCGGGCTAAATTTACCATGTAGAAGGGCAATAGTTAAAGATTTAACGAGATACACAAATAGAGGGATGAGATATATACCAATAATGGAAATTCAGCAATGTATAGGAAGGGCTGGAAGACTAGGTTTAGACCCTTATGGTGAGGGAATTATAGTGGCAAAGAATGATAGAGATTATTTAAGGTCTTATCAGGTATTAACGCAAAAACCAGAGCCAATATATTCAAAGCTTTCAAATCAGGCAGTTTTAAGAACTCAGCTATTGGGGCTTATAGCTACTATAGAGATTAGAGATGAGTATGATTTAGAATGGTTTATAAGAAATACATTTTACGCTTATCAATATGGAAATTTAAGGGAGGTTGCTAAAAATATTAATGAAGTCATTAGATTTTTAGAGGAGAAGGAATTTATGATAGATTTTATACCTACTGAGTTAGGGAAGAGAGTTGCTGAGCTTTACATAGACCCGTTGTCAGCAAAATATATGATAGATGGATTAAATGAAATGGAAAATGAGGATGATATTTATTATCTCTACCTAATCTCAAAAACTTTAGAGATGATGCCAAATTTGAGAGTTTATAAATCCGAAGAGTTGAATTTGATTGATGAGATGGAAAACCTTGGAATAAAGAGTTTTGAAATCGAAGATTTGGAGGCATTTAAAACTGCTAAGATGTTGTATGATTGGATTAGTGAAGTTCCAGAGGATGAGATTTTAAAGAAATATAAAATTGAGCCGGGGATTTTAAGGTATAAAGTTGAAAATGCTGTTTGGTTAATGCATGCTTTAAAAGAGATGGCCAAAATAATTGGTAAAAACTCAGAAATTCCAGAAAAGTTAGAGATAAGATTGGAATATGGAGCTAAAGAGGATATTATTGAGCTTTTAAATGTAAAATACATTGGAAGGGTTAGAGCGAGAAAGCTTTACAATGCTGGAATTAGAAATGTTGAAGATATAATAAACAATCCTTCAAAAGTAGCTTCAATTATTGGAGAAAAGATAACTAAAAAGATTTTAGAAGATTTGGGGATTAAATTTGGACAGCAAAAATTAATTTTTTAA
- a CDS encoding TatD family hydrolase, which translates to MDVLKNLPVTDNHIHVDDKNGYGAEKVAKIFYNAGGKVMIILNKPTFDGDLTKSMDILVRDVEIINKNTPVKAFGLVGVHPAELTHLMKFMSLEEAKEKIINALNYAKKLVESNDFIVGIGEVGRPHYPVDEDVWNASNEILKYCMELAKDLGCAIQIHAESSTEEQFKEFSEMAKEVGLNPEKVVKHHCGDMVLEGEKYKIFPSILASRVDEGVVKKSLRFVMETDYIDDLKRPGVVLGIKTVPRVTRKLIEKEVLNEEGVYRTHKENIEKIYDIELKL; encoded by the coding sequence ATGGACGTTCTAAAAAATCTGCCTGTTACTGACAACCACATTCATGTTGATGATAAAAACGGTTATGGAGCTGAGAAAGTTGCTAAAATCTTTTACAATGCTGGAGGAAAGGTAATGATAATTTTGAATAAACCAACATTTGATGGAGATTTAACGAAATCTATGGACATCTTAGTTAGGGATGTTGAGATAATAAATAAAAACACACCGGTAAAAGCTTTTGGTTTGGTTGGAGTTCATCCTGCTGAGCTAACTCATCTAATGAAATTTATGAGCTTAGAAGAGGCAAAGGAAAAAATTATTAATGCTCTAAATTATGCTAAAAAGCTCGTTGAAAGTAATGATTTTATTGTGGGAATTGGAGAGGTTGGAAGACCTCATTATCCAGTTGATGAAGACGTTTGGAATGCATCAAATGAGATATTAAAATACTGTATGGAATTAGCTAAAGATTTAGGATGTGCTATCCAAATACATGCCGAAAGCTCAACGGAAGAGCAGTTTAAAGAATTTTCTGAAATGGCTAAAGAGGTTGGATTAAATCCAGAGAAGGTTGTTAAACATCACTGCGGAGATATGGTTTTGGAAGGGGAGAAATATAAAATATTCCCTTCAATATTAGCTTCGAGAGTTGATGAGGGTGTTGTTAAAAAATCTTTAAGGTTTGTTATGGAAACTGACTATATAGATGATTTAAAAAGACCTGGAGTTGTTTTAGGGATAAAAACAGTCCCAAGAGTTACAAGGAAGTTGATTGAGAAGGAAGTTTTAAATGAAGAGGGAGTTTATAGAACCCATAAGGAAAATATAGAGAAAATTTATGATATAGAGTTGAAATTATAG
- a CDS encoding PRC-barrel domain-containing protein gives MEKMPARLLFERNVVGNMGSILGKVKDVIFDERIGRLVSLEVEPTENSPIEEGKNVLIPYRIVTAIKDVVVVDEKSLNKVNIRPSQSI, from the coding sequence ATGGAAAAAATGCCTGCAAGGTTGTTATTTGAAAGAAACGTAGTGGGAAATATGGGTAGTATATTGGGTAAGGTTAAGGATGTTATTTTTGATGAAAGGATAGGAAGATTAGTATCTTTAGAAGTTGAACCTACTGAAAATAGTCCTATAGAAGAAGGAAAAAATGTTTTAATTCCATATAGAATCGTAACAGCTATTAAAGATGTTGTTGTAGTAGATGAAAAATCTTTAAATAAAGTAAATATAAGACCTTCTCAAAGTATTTAA
- the dapF gene encoding diaminopimelate epimerase: MEFTKMHALGNDYIVINEFDGEKVKEEEKSYFAKKICRRGFSVGADGVIFVQKPTSDEYDVRFRIFNSDGSEAEMCGNGIRCFSKYVYERIMKKNPLNVETKGGLRVSEMEIEGDEVKKIKVYMGVPKFKLKDIPMVVDGYSEDDEFLNGELELKNPYLPKVKLSVVNVGNPHAVIFVEDNGIDLDFVRKHLDVIGKEIEHHKAFPERINVHFVKVLNPNEIRIITWERGAGYTTACGTGTTASVIIAHKLGKTGNKVLAHLDGGDLEIEIKDDGVYMIGDAVIVYDAKLINIGW; encoded by the coding sequence ATGGAATTTACAAAGATGCATGCATTGGGGAACGATTATATCGTTATTAATGAGTTTGATGGAGAGAAGGTTAAGGAAGAAGAAAAAAGTTATTTTGCTAAAAAAATTTGCAGGAGAGGGTTTTCAGTAGGTGCTGATGGAGTTATATTTGTTCAGAAACCAACATCTGATGAATATGATGTGAGATTTAGAATATTCAATAGTGATGGTTCTGAGGCGGAGATGTGCGGTAATGGAATTAGATGCTTCTCAAAATACGTTTATGAGAGGATAATGAAAAAGAATCCTTTAAATGTAGAGACAAAGGGAGGTTTAAGGGTTTCTGAAATGGAGATTGAAGGGGATGAGGTAAAGAAAATTAAAGTCTACATGGGAGTTCCAAAGTTTAAATTAAAAGATATACCAATGGTTGTTGATGGCTATAGCGAAGATGATGAGTTTTTAAATGGAGAGTTGGAGTTAAAAAATCCTTATTTGCCTAAGGTTAAGTTGAGTGTTGTTAATGTGGGAAATCCACATGCTGTTATATTTGTTGAAGATAATGGCATTGATTTAGATTTTGTTAGAAAGCATTTAGACGTTATTGGAAAAGAAATAGAGCATCACAAAGCATTTCCAGAAAGGATTAATGTGCATTTTGTAAAGGTTTTAAATCCAAATGAGATTAGAATTATTACTTGGGAAAGAGGAGCTGGATACACAACTGCATGTGGAACAGGAACTACTGCCTCAGTTATAATAGCACACAAGCTGGGTAAAACAGGCAATAAGGTTTTAGCTCACTTAGATGGTGGAGATTTGGAAATTGAAATTAAGGATGATGGAGTTTATATGATTGGAGATGCAGTAATTGTCTATGATGCTAAATTAATAAACATTGGATGGTAA
- a CDS encoding Rossmann-like domain-containing protein — MKDVKEVLKNLAEENNLLDEVVEIKISDTKLDTTRIKDYPLMSGKEILLRANFKGCYGDAFTDKPVEFKGTLREILDKGNRAEIVATLNAVMRFLGLIDKTVHCVGDEPERCAKKLVEYLKELNPKRIGIIGFQPAFVKEIVDNFGAENVLVSDLNPNNVGKVKYGVKIMHGDFNEELIKNSDVVLATGSTIVNGTFEGIYKLSKKYNKRIIFYGTSIAGMAKILGVERFCYLGK, encoded by the coding sequence ATGAAAGATGTGAAGGAAGTGTTAAAAAATCTTGCAGAAGAAAATAATTTGTTAGATGAAGTTGTTGAGATTAAAATATCAGATACAAAATTAGATACAACGAGGATTAAGGATTATCCCCTAATGAGTGGGAAAGAAATTTTATTGAGGGCTAATTTTAAAGGTTGTTATGGAGATGCATTTACAGATAAGCCAGTTGAGTTTAAAGGAACTTTAAGAGAGATTTTAGATAAAGGAAATAGGGCTGAGATAGTTGCCACTTTAAATGCAGTTATGAGATTTCTCGGCTTAATTGATAAAACGGTTCATTGTGTTGGAGACGAGCCAGAGAGGTGTGCAAAAAAGTTAGTTGAGTATTTAAAAGAATTAAATCCAAAAAGGATTGGGATTATTGGATTTCAGCCAGCATTTGTTAAAGAAATTGTTGATAATTTTGGAGCTGAAAATGTTTTAGTTAGTGATTTAAATCCAAATAATGTTGGAAAAGTAAAGTATGGTGTTAAAATAATGCATGGGGATTTTAATGAAGAGCTTATAAAAAATTCAGATGTTGTTTTAGCTACTGGTTCAACAATAGTAAATGGAACATTTGAGGGGATTTATAAATTATCTAAAAAATACAACAAAAGAATTATATTTTATGGAACTTCTATTGCTGGAATGGCTAAAATTTTAGGAGTTGAGAGATTTTGCTATTTAGGAAAATAA
- a CDS encoding D-glucuronyl C5-epimerase family protein gives MKRFEIILFLILSVLIFIFGYFVGLSQPLYSENLVVQYFKNPKPFSVENVNIPVTYYGTINGKYIGYQITPHNVNDEARKCFYKYFELKDKNPKEAEKYLKRGLFLTEYLISQADEEKVEVNGKNITFIVWRYNFEFPLYNLSKGWRGALCQAGCLKTLYLAYEVTGDKRYLNYANLALNAFKVPVEKGGLLKIRYYKNNSYYWFPEYASENPPYVLNGFITATLWIGEFGNKTGNVDALYLYKEGLKSIKTFLPMYDAGDWSYYDALGHRCNKHYEHLHKLQMLWLYNKTKDEIYLKYYKKWKE, from the coding sequence ATGAAAAGATTTGAGATTATTCTTTTTTTAATTTTATCAGTTTTAATTTTTATTTTTGGTTATTTTGTAGGATTATCTCAACCTTTATATTCTGAAAATTTAGTAGTTCAATATTTCAAAAATCCAAAGCCATTTTCAGTTGAAAATGTAAATATACCGGTTACTTACTACGGGACTATAAATGGGAAATATATAGGTTATCAGATAACTCCTCACAATGTCAATGATGAGGCAAGAAAATGTTTCTATAAATATTTTGAACTAAAAGATAAAAATCCAAAAGAAGCTGAGAAATATTTAAAAAGAGGATTATTTTTAACAGAATATCTAATATCTCAGGCAGATGAAGAAAAAGTTGAGGTAAATGGGAAGAACATCACTTTTATTGTTTGGAGGTATAATTTTGAATTTCCACTTTATAATCTATCTAAGGGATGGAGAGGGGCGTTATGCCAAGCGGGATGTTTAAAAACCTTATATTTGGCTTATGAAGTTACCGGAGATAAGAGGTATTTAAATTATGCAAATTTGGCTTTGAATGCATTTAAAGTTCCAGTTGAGAAAGGAGGATTATTAAAAATTAGATATTATAAAAATAATAGCTACTATTGGTTTCCAGAGTATGCCTCTGAAAATCCTCCGTATGTGTTAAATGGATTTATTACAGCCACTCTATGGATTGGTGAGTTTGGAAACAAAACAGGGAATGTTGATGCTTTATATTTATATAAAGAGGGCTTAAAATCAATAAAAACATTCCTCCCAATGTATGATGCCGGAGATTGGAGTTATTACGATGCTTTGGGGCATAGATGCAATAAACATTATGAACACTTGCATAAACTACAAATGTTATGGCTTTATAACAAAACAAAAGATGAGATATATCTAAAATATTACAAAAAATGGAAAGAATAG
- a CDS encoding bifunctional N(6)-L-threonylcarbamoyladenine synthase/serine/threonine protein kinase translates to MICLGLEGTAEKTGVGVVTSDGEVLFNKTIIYKPPKQGINPREAADHHAETFPKLIKEAFEVVDKNEIDLIAFSQGPGLGPSLRVTATVARTLSLALKKPIIGVNHCIAHIEIGKLTTEAEDPLTLYVSGGNTQVIAYVSKKYRVFGETLDIAVGNCLDQFARYIYLPHPGGPYIEELAKKGEKIIDLPYTVKGMDIAFSGLLTAAMRAYDAGERLEDICYSLQEYAFSMLTEITERALAHTNKGEVMLVGGVAANNRLREMLKEMCEGQNVDFYVPPKEFCGDNGAMIAWLGLLMHKNGKWTSLDETKIIPNYRTDMVEVNWIKEIKGKKRKIPEHLIGKGAEADIKKDKYLDFDVIIKERVKKSYRDERLDEKIRKSRTAREARYLSMIKDFGIPAPYIFDVDLDNKRIMMSYINGELAKDVIENNLDIAYKIGEIVGKLHKNDVIHNDLTTSNFIFDKKLYIIDFGLGKISNLDEDKAVDLIVFKKAVLSTHHEKFEEIWERFLEGYKSVYDRWEVILDLMKDVEKRARYVE, encoded by the coding sequence ATGATTTGTTTGGGATTAGAGGGAACTGCAGAAAAGACTGGAGTTGGTGTTGTCACTTCAGATGGGGAAGTTTTATTTAATAAAACCATAATATACAAGCCTCCAAAACAGGGGATTAATCCAAGAGAAGCAGCTGACCATCATGCTGAAACATTTCCAAAATTAATAAAAGAAGCTTTTGAAGTTGTTGATAAAAATGAGATCGATTTAATTGCCTTTTCTCAAGGTCCAGGATTAGGGCCGAGTTTAAGAGTTACAGCAACTGTTGCAAGAACTCTATCCTTAGCTTTAAAAAAGCCAATAATTGGAGTTAACCACTGTATAGCCCATATCGAGATTGGTAAATTAACAACTGAAGCTGAAGATCCTTTAACCCTATACGTTAGTGGGGGAAACACACAGGTTATAGCCTATGTGTCAAAAAAGTATAGAGTTTTTGGAGAAACGTTAGATATAGCTGTTGGGAACTGCTTAGACCAATTTGCGAGATATATATATCTGCCACACCCTGGAGGACCTTATATAGAAGAGTTAGCTAAGAAAGGAGAGAAGATTATTGATTTACCATATACAGTTAAAGGAATGGATATTGCCTTCTCTGGACTATTAACAGCGGCTATGAGAGCTTATGATGCTGGAGAGAGATTGGAAGATATCTGCTATTCTCTACAAGAGTATGCATTTTCAATGCTAACTGAGATTACAGAGAGGGCTTTAGCCCATACAAATAAAGGAGAGGTTATGCTTGTTGGTGGAGTGGCGGCAAATAATAGACTGAGGGAGATGCTAAAAGAAATGTGTGAGGGGCAAAATGTGGATTTCTACGTCCCTCCAAAAGAGTTTTGTGGGGATAACGGAGCTATGATTGCATGGCTCGGTTTATTGATGCACAAAAATGGAAAATGGACGAGTTTAGATGAAACAAAAATAATTCCAAATTACAGAACTGATATGGTTGAGGTTAATTGGATAAAAGAAATTAAAGGCAAGAAGAGAAAGATTCCAGAGCATTTAATTGGTAAGGGGGCGGAGGCAGATATTAAAAAAGATAAGTATTTAGATTTTGATGTAATTATCAAGGAGAGAGTTAAAAAAAGTTATAGGGATGAGAGATTAGATGAGAAGATAAGAAAGAGTAGAACTGCAAGGGAGGCAAGATATCTATCAATGATTAAAGATTTTGGCATCCCGGCTCCATACATTTTTGATGTTGATTTAGATAACAAAAGAATTATGATGAGTTATATAAATGGAGAATTAGCCAAGGATGTTATTGAAAATAACTTAGACATTGCATATAAGATTGGAGAAATCGTCGGAAAACTGCATAAAAATGATGTAATTCATAACGATTTAACTACATCCAATTTCATATTTGATAAAAAGCTATATATCATTGACTTTGGCTTAGGAAAGATTTCAAATCTTGATGAAGATAAGGCAGTTGATTTAATCGTCTTTAAAAAAGCAGTGTTATCTACTCATCATGAAAAATTTGAAGAGATTTGGGAGAGGTTTTTAGAGGGCTATAAAAGCGTTTATGATAGGTGGGAAGTTATATTGGATTTAATGAAAGATGTAGAAAAGAGGGCGAGATATGTTGAATAA
- a CDS encoding class I SAM-dependent methyltransferase encodes MNPFDKYAEEYDKWFDEHEIIYKSEVEALRKHIPKGKGLEIGVGTGRFAMPFNIKIGVDISKEMAKIAEKRGIKVVIAKGEELPFKDEEFDFILINTVLEFAENPKKMLKEAKRVLKKGGKIIIGIIDRDSFLGKIYEEKKHKSKFYKDAKFLSAKEVIEMLKELGFKNIKATQTIFKEFNKIDKVEVKDGYGEGGFVAISAEK; translated from the coding sequence ATGAATCCTTTTGATAAATACGCTGAAGAATATGATAAATGGTTCGATGAACATGAAATTATTTATAAATCAGAAGTTGAAGCGTTGAGAAAGCATATTCCAAAAGGTAAGGGATTGGAGATAGGAGTAGGAACTGGAAGGTTTGCCATGCCATTTAATATAAAAATTGGCGTTGATATATCAAAAGAAATGGCTAAAATAGCTGAAAAGAGAGGAATAAAGGTTGTAATAGCAAAGGGTGAAGAACTGCCTTTTAAAGATGAGGAGTTTGATTTTATTTTAATAAATACTGTTTTAGAGTTTGCAGAAAATCCAAAAAAGATGTTAAAAGAGGCTAAGAGAGTTTTGAAAAAAGGAGGGAAAATAATTATAGGAATTATTGATAGAGATAGCTTTTTAGGAAAAATTTATGAAGAAAAAAAGCATAAAAGCAAATTTTACAAAGATGCAAAATTTTTATCTGCTAAGGAAGTTATAGAAATGCTAAAAGAATTGGGATTTAAAAATATAAAAGCCACGCAAACGATTTTTAAAGAGTTTAATAAAATTGATAAGGTAGAGGTTAAGGATGGTTATGGAGAAGGAGGATTTGTGGCAATTTCTGCTGAAAAATAA
- a CDS encoding helix-turn-helix domain-containing protein, whose product MDVDLVVEYKGKLITPNQIKLLIALHKTKSQNEASKLLNISPSSFNIQLKRLEDKLGDKLYYSSPNGTILTDTGLEILETYNLYKKRLKKHFFIVSGFVSGEIAKVLFENPIITSFDNALELLKMGFVDVLGVDDSYWIYRLGDERFLKSEVGGSDFNIFLIAYDNFVMVSKKEFDYKNLVGIRFSSQRIVYNILKKEGIRFKVKVRVKNPFRAIELVDEGYSLFLNESFLRYVDDDFNITYPKFYEKTVHAINFISFGKDVKIDKKEIKKIKKLGFKYESF is encoded by the coding sequence ATGGATGTCGATTTAGTTGTTGAATATAAAGGAAAACTAATAACTCCAAATCAAATAAAGCTTTTAATTGCCTTACATAAAACAAAATCCCAAAATGAGGCTTCTAAGTTATTAAATATCTCCCCTTCTTCTTTTAATATTCAATTAAAAAGATTGGAGGATAAATTAGGGGATAAACTATATTATTCATCACCAAATGGAACAATTTTAACAGATACTGGCTTAGAGATTTTAGAAACATATAATTTATATAAAAAAAGATTGAAAAAACACTTTTTTATAGTTTCTGGATTTGTTAGTGGGGAGATTGCAAAGGTATTATTTGAGAATCCAATAATAACATCTTTTGATAATGCATTGGAATTGTTAAAGATGGGTTTTGTTGATGTTTTAGGAGTTGATGACAGCTATTGGATTTACAGGTTGGGAGATGAGAGATTTTTAAAGTCAGAAGTTGGGGGCAGTGATTTTAACATATTTTTAATTGCCTACGATAACTTTGTAATGGTTAGTAAAAAAGAGTTTGATTACAAAAATTTGGTTGGCATAAGATTTAGTTCTCAAAGGATAGTTTATAACATTTTAAAGAAAGAGGGGATAAGATTTAAAGTTAAAGTAAGAGTAAAAAATCCATTCAGGGCTATAGAGTTGGTTGATGAAGGATACAGCCTATTTTTAAATGAGAGTTTCTTGAGGTATGTTGATGATGATTTTAACATAACCTATCCTAAATTTTATGAAAAAACAGTTCATGCAATAAACTTTATTAGCTTTGGCAAGGATGTTAAAATTGATAAAAAAGAAATTAAAAAGATAAAGAAATTGGGTTTTAAGTATGAATCCTTTTGA
- the hflX gene encoding GTPase HflX, giving the protein MIKKRALLILRKDSRFDNKSIEELKELAEVLYDPIETIVQIRKPDPKYQIGSGLVERLAEKIKEENIDIVVIGNPLTPSQKYNLAKKFKIEVIDKIELVLRIFYKHARTKEAQLQVRLAELQYELPRAREKVRLAKMGEQPGFGGYGDYEVEKYYQKVKREIATIKRKLEKVREHRRTARKSREKFDSVGLIGYTNAGKTSLLNALTGERKESKNQVFTTLTTTTRAIKGVKRKILVTDTVGFIDDLPPFMIEAFLSTIEESANSDLILIVVDASDDIEEIKRKLKVNHEILSKINCKSPIITVFNKVDKITEEKKKRILEELNRYIVNPIFVSAKYNINIDLLIEKILDNLNLSIGTIETDNPKLISYLYENTEIIEDVLDENKHIITFRAKERDVNRILKLHKATA; this is encoded by the coding sequence ATGATTAAAAAAAGAGCTTTACTAATTTTAAGAAAAGATAGTAGGTTTGATAATAAAAGTATAGAAGAATTGAAGGAATTAGCTGAAGTTCTCTATGACCCAATAGAGACGATAGTTCAAATTAGAAAACCAGACCCAAAATATCAAATTGGTAGCGGTTTAGTTGAAAGATTAGCTGAAAAAATTAAAGAGGAAAATATAGATATTGTTGTGATTGGAAATCCCTTAACTCCTTCACAAAAATACAACTTAGCTAAAAAATTTAAAATTGAGGTTATTGATAAGATTGAGCTTGTTTTGAGGATATTTTATAAGCATGCAAGAACTAAGGAAGCTCAATTGCAGGTTAGATTGGCAGAATTACAGTATGAACTGCCAAGAGCAAGGGAGAAGGTTAGATTAGCAAAGATGGGAGAACAGCCAGGATTTGGGGGATATGGAGATTATGAGGTTGAAAAATACTACCAAAAAGTAAAAAGAGAGATAGCAACAATAAAAAGAAAATTGGAGAAAGTTAGAGAGCATAGGAGGACAGCAAGGAAGAGTAGGGAAAAATTTGATTCTGTTGGGTTAATTGGATATACAAACGCAGGAAAGACAAGTTTATTAAATGCCTTAACTGGGGAGAGGAAAGAATCAAAGAACCAAGTTTTTACAACATTAACCACAACAACAAGGGCTATAAAAGGCGTTAAAAGAAAGATATTAGTTACTGATACAGTTGGGTTTATCGATGATTTACCACCATTCATGATTGAGGCATTTTTATCAACAATTGAGGAAAGTGCAAATAGCGATTTAATATTAATTGTTGTAGATGCATCTGATGATATAGAAGAGATTAAAAGAAAATTAAAGGTAAATCATGAAATTTTAAGTAAAATTAATTGTAAATCACCAATAATAACTGTATTTAATAAAGTGGATAAAATTACAGAAGAAAAAAAGAAAAGAATTTTAGAGGAATTGAACAGATATATAGTAAATCCAATATTTGTTTCTGCAAAATATAATATAAATATAGATTTGTTGATTGAAAAGATTTTAGATAATTTAAATCTTTCAATTGGTACAATAGAAACCGATAATCCAAAGCTCATATCCTACTTATATGAAAATACTGAGATTATTGAGGACGTTTTAGATGAAAACAAACATATAATAACATTTAGAGCAAAAGAAAGGGATGTTAATAGAATTTTAAAGTTACATAAAGCTACAGCATAA
- a CDS encoding metal-sulfur cluster assembly factor, which produces MVTKEDVLNALKTVADPHMGISIVDMGLIRDVEVDDEGNVKFKLIPTNPYCMSVMAMAFQAKEAVKSLEGVKKVEVIVEGHVMENDINEMLKDKE; this is translated from the coding sequence ATGGTAACAAAGGAAGATGTTTTAAATGCCTTAAAAACCGTTGCAGACCCACACATGGGAATAAGCATTGTTGATATGGGATTAATTAGAGATGTGGAGGTTGATGATGAGGGCAATGTAAAATTTAAGCTCATTCCTACAAACCCTTACTGTATGAGTGTCATGGCAATGGCATTTCAGGCAAAAGAAGCGGTTAAATCATTAGAAGGGGTTAAAAAGGTTGAGGTTATTGTTGAAGGGCATGTAATGGAGAATGACATTAATGAAATGTTGAAGGATAAGGAATAA